The DNA window AGTGGCACCGTTCAAGAAAGTAATCACACATGGGTTTATAACTGATGGCAAAGGTCAAAAAATGTCAAAGTCCTTGGGCAATGTTTTCTCGCCACGAGAAGCAATTGAAGGATGTAAAAAGCCTTTAACGCCGTATCTTGGCACAGACGGTTTACGATTGTGGGTTGCTTCTtcaaattataaacaaGACGTCAGTTTTAGTCCTGAAGTTCTTACTCGAGTATCTGAAGTTGCTAAGAAGTACAGGGTCACCTTTAAGTACTTGTTGGGTAATTTGCATGACTTCGAGGTTCCTGTTGAATATGACCAAATGAATGCATTggataaatatattttacaTACATTATTCAAGTTGCAACAGGCGTGTCTTGACTTTTACCACGATTTTAACTTTTCACGTGTGGTAAGCTCCATAAACACGCATGTAAACTCGATTTCTAGTGCTATATACTTTGATGTGTCCAAAGACTGTTTGTATACCGATTCAGCTGATTCAGTTAGAAGAAGATCTATACAGACTGTGCTTAATGAAATGATGAAGACATATTTGGGGTTATTGGCACCAATACAACCTCTTTTAACCCAAGAGGTTTGGTCAGAGTATGTCAAATTCGCTAATTTAAAGGAGGATTCTGTGTTTAAAGTGGATAGCGAGTTTTTCAAGTTAGGCGTGAAGTATGAGAATGAAGCCGTGGAAAAATCctttaatgaatttttagAATTGAGAGACGATATATTTAGAAGCATCGAGAGTTTAAAGCAAcagaaatttttcaaaaacaagTTGGAGCTTGAGGTATTATTGTCTGTCAAAGAAGGTACACATATATGTCTGTTTTTGAGAGAAAACTCGTCATACCTCGATGACttatttttggtttccAGTGTGAAATTAGTTGATGGTGATTTGGATTACACATACAGAGTAAATGGTGAACCTGTTCTGATAAGAATTCAGCACTCATCAAAATGCAAGTGTCCCAGATGTTGGAAGTATACTTCAGAGTCTCCAGAAATTTTATGTGAGAAATGTGACAAAGTTGTAGAAACATTGAACTAGATGAATTTTAGAACACATAGTTGTAAATAGTCCTGTCTTGTATATAGTATAGACATACATAGATATATGCTGTTATTGCGTCTTGGAACTTTATATGAATACTTTCCATTTAGTTGTTAAAAGCGTCTTTCAGGTTAATGGTCGTGTCCCTTTGTCTTTACAAACAGGAATTTGAACTTCATAGTAACAACATTCTCAAATTAGcttgaaaaaacaaaaaaaaaaaaaaaaaaaaaacactaAAGTCTTTGGAATTCAAATCACTACGTGCTTGTGActattatatttgtttatgTCTATTGTTTTCCTATAATATTAGTTGAGTCAAAGACAATGTCTTCTGTTAGAAAGATTGCTGCATATTTGGAGAGAAAGGAAGATTTAACCCAACAATATAACAGTTTGAAAGAAGCGTTCAAAGATGAACCAGATTACGAAGGGTTGATAAATgtgtttgaaattttgaagtttttagatgaattgatttatgaGTATCATGTCCATAAATCTTATCTTCAAAGTACTAAGGGACcaatcaatgattttgaGCGGAAATTGTTGGgggaaatggaaaaaacTATTAAGCAGTTGGAAGACGATGTCAGTTTACCATATTTAATAGAAAATGCTCAGAATTTAGCATTGATCAGAAGAGAGCTATTTGAGAATGCACATGAAGGAGGACGACTAATCCATGCTtatgaattacaaaatcCGTCGTCTAAGATGATGATTAGATCAAGTCAACCACTTTCTCCATCCTCCGTGTCATTGAATCTGTCACCTTCCAGTAAGCTGTCTCAGTCCCAATCTAAGTCCCCATTACGATTGTCGAATAATCCCCTGGAGCAGTATCTGTTGAGACAAATTCCTAAAGATATACAAAATCCTGCAAGAGCAATGACATGGTCCAAGCGATGCACAGAGATTGTGTTCGAGGCAGGCAAATTGAACGGAACTCGAACACAAAAGTATGACTACATCAGTtcacaaattgaaaaagaatttggaTATCAATTTAGAGCACACTTTTCTCGTTATTTGTATTTACATTATATTGAAGGCGATGCTGCAAAGTTTCGGGCAGATTTTGACAAAGCATATACCAAATATATGAATTTACCCACAGATAAGGCAAGTGAATTGATAGAGAAAGAGCTCCAAGTACACAGAAACGTTTGTAGATATGGCATCTGGTTACGAGAGATATTTCAAAGAACCTATGGGAAAATAACAGAGCCGGCcgaaaatttttcatatgCAAATTACTAAATATTATTGTACTATgtattaaatatatatttgtaaGAGTTGAACTTATCTTTTCCCACTCATCAACTGAGTTAACAATTGCGAACTAGACGAAGGTAAAGCTGATCCGGTATTTGGCATATCTGAGGAAGTGGCAACATCTTTTCCAGCAAACAAACCAGGAGGAGGTGGAGTTGAGGTGTTTACTCTATCCGaagttttcaatatattcaattgatgtGGCtgatgttgttgctgttgctgttgaagttgtcgttgttgctgttgctggagttgttgttgatgttgcaATTGGAGTAGCAAAAGCTGTTGTTGTGCCTGTTTCTGCTGCTCgtcatttttgttttgttgtaaTTGAGCTACCTGTAATGCTGGCGtttgctgctgctgctgctgctgctgctgctgttgctgttgttgttggcGTTGCAATATGGCTTGCTGTTGCGTAATTGGGTGGTTTTGATATGCTAAATGGTAGTTCTTTATAGGTCTCAAAAGAAATCTCTCAATTACTTCACGTGCTATGACTTTTTCGTCTTCAAGTTGAGTGTCATTCAGGAAGTTACCTTTAAAGGAAAATAAAGGCAATACTTTCCCGTTTTCGCAACCCTTGAAGCGTATGTTTCTTATATCTTCCAAACCCCTTAATTGTTCAGTAGTTGTTTCGACAAACTTGAATACTGAATTATCACCTGAATCCAATTCATCAGGAACCAAAGCGTTGTTAGCTTTTGTAGTCTTTGAACGAGGcttaatttctttcttctgttgttgcttttgATCACGAGCGATCTCACCTAATGTAGGGAATGCTGCTGAATTTGCCAAtggaatattattattgaccAAAGGAGAATTGCTTCCAGAAGTGGTTCCAGGAGCTGCCCAATGAGCTGTGGATGGCAAATGTTCTTTGTGGACTTCGTGGTGGTCATCATCAGAAACAGTGTGGTTAGTTTGGCCACTACTACTAGATTCTTCACCAAATGAGGTTGTATGACTTCTTGCTGTCATTCCCATCTTGATACCTTGTTGTGTAGACAAGTCTTTTCGGGTATATGAATCGGCTTCTTCACCAGGTTCATGTAAAAACATacaatttggatttggaCAAGGTTGGCCTCTTAAATATGATGAGCAATATTTAGTTGTACCATGAGCAGCACGCAAAACTCTTCCATCGCATAACGACCCATCCAATTCTGTAATACATTTCAAGGCATCCTCCTTTCTGGTAAAAGTCACATAAACCACCAATCCGGGattttggtgatgatgagtTGATGTTTGCGTTGTGGGAGTTTTCTTATTTATGACAATCTTAGAGATTTTACCATATTGTCCAAAATATTTGTCTGATCGTAAAACTGAGTGTAAATCATCGGGATTACAAGGGGGGTTCAATCCTGTCACATAGACCAAGTTTTTTTGAACTACTCTCAATCCTGCCAAATGCTTCTTGTTGACCATCTCcatctctttcttttccttttccttctGCTTCTTTTCACGGTCACGTTTCtcctttttcaattgcATTAATTTGTACTCCTCTGCACTTACTGTCTTATATTCTACACTTTCATCATCGTATAGTCTTCTGCAACCTGGACATCTTCCATTCAATTCCGGATTCTGTCTGATGTTATTATAACAAAATTGACAAATCTGATATCCACATGGACAAGGCTTGAAATTTTTGTCAGAAATATCCATTTCTTCCACACATAATGGGCTATATACAATTATATATGTTAGTACAATTTTGAACTTAAAAAGTCgtattgaattaattgtgCTCTATTAAACCAAACATACCAgtattcttcttcatcatcactgATGAAAGTATCGTCGGCTTGAATCATGATTACTTAGTTTTGTGTAGGTGTGTGAACGTAATGAGTATTGTTTGAAAGATTTGCCATCCGACAAGCCCAAATAAccagaaaataaaaatcgATTTCAATATATACAAGAATCgagagaagaaaaaaattctcAACATATGGTCGTGTGTAGGTCAACATTAGAAACCAatactgaaaaaaaaatcatcttATTCATCTATCTACACTTCTAAAAATCTTTAACATACCAAGCATTCGATAAACTTGGCTTCATACGTCAGCAAACATGtcattttttgttgaattatgGGAATCTGTTTTCACGCCAGGTACTACGCCCGCATTAATTACAGCCACACATGTCTCCTTCATCTTGTTGATAATATCGTTGTTGgtattaatttttcttaCAAAATCTAtacattttattaatttattggtCATAGCGGTGTTATTATATGCGTCAGTGTTTTGGTTTATCAATGAATTGCAGCAagtgaaattgaaaagtaATGACGAATTGTCTAAAAAAGAACTGGAGAATCACAGTAAAGCGGGGAAATTGTCAGCAGATGCCACTGAATCCTCCAAAACCACAGCAACCCCGGAAGACATTAAGCCTAAAAAGAGAAAGGTATAAACTCAAGTGTAGCTTGTGATGTGAGTGGGTGTGTTTGTAGATCTTTTCCAAATGTACATAAAGTTTGTATTAtattatcaagaaaaaaaaaaaaaaaaaaatacagaTCAGCATTAGTTGCATCGAATCTCTTTGTATTGCACTCCTTTCCGATGAGCTTCAGAGATGCATTTCAACAATACATAGACCACCCTGAAAAACACGACATTGTTGTCTTCTACGACGAGAATGTGATTATTATCAAAGATATATTCCCCAAATCGACCAGACACTTGCTAGTCATTCCCCGAAACCGCCAGGTAAGCAGAACCCATCCGCTAGATGCATTCTGCACAGACTATCCAGAATTCTCCGGAGACAAGCTCTACAAAATGGTGCTGGAATATGTTGAGAAAGCAAAGGATCTTATCGTTGATGAATTGCTACATTACTCTGATGTGAAGGACAAGTCCCAACTTCTGGAGTTCAGAAACACGTTCATCAACGCCGGGGTCCACAGCATACCTTCCTTGAATAACCTACACGTCCATGTGATCACCCAAGATTTTCATTCTCCgaaaatgaagaataaGAAACACTACAATTCATTTACCACAAAGTTCTTTGTCCCCTTTGAGGAGTTAAATCCTGAGTTGAACGAGGGCTACTGTAGTCGCCGCACTTCCCAGCCTTTCTTAGAAACAGGGCTGGTCCAGAGAAACACCCAATACATTGTCCACGAACGCTCCAAGGAAGCTATGGATAAGCTTATCAAAACATCCCCTTTCAAATGCACGTCGTGTTCCAAAACATTTGGTAACCTGATGGTCAAGTTAAAGGCCCATTTACATGACGAGTATATCAGGAGGTATGCAAGTTTCATTGATCCCAACATTTTAATTCCAAACGGGGTTTCTGCACAATGTACAAATTAGAACAATAGAggctgttttttttttttttttggggtgGGGGGGAGAGATAGGATTGAATGCTTTAGACAATTTAGAACgtaaaaatatataaaaaaaatagaaagaaTACCAAACGTTTAAGCACTAGAGTTGGAAACTTtagatttaattgtttttaaaTAGGAGTAGTAGGTTTGTTAGATTGGTGGGAGCTAGCCGTTCCAAGTAAAAATGGTTAGTATACCAGAATTGGTATCTCTCTGAATTGTAggagaaaaggaaaaaggGTGGTTAGCATTGCACTCTCCAGACTCACCCCACTCTTTTCCCCATCAAAGCCTCTTGGTGTAAGCTGTTTGGCAAAAGTGGCGTTAGTTTGCTAGCCCGAAACAATCTCCTCCAATCAGAACTATCGCCTCACCCTTAAACTAGACGAATGcagaaaaaaagagaaagcaCAAACGTATAAATTGCTTTGTTGGGGGTTTTGTGTTGTGTGGGGGGAACACAACTAAAAACTGAATCTCTCTGGAATAACAATTTTCCGTGGCAGACACCTCGaggaaaaataataatagtaacaTCTATCGGAATAAATTAATGGTTTGTAAGTGTGTCACCGGGCTGTTTTCCTGCTGATCATCGATATAAAGAAGCAGCCTTCCCTTGTCAAAGTGATGAGGCACTATGCTTTACTTTTTGGCTCGAAAATTGCTACTCCACTCATGTTAGTGTTTAATTTGGCTAATTTATCTACATTGTGCTTGTACTAGCAACACCACCAACCACTTTTAGTCTCTTGTGCAGATACCATACGTaaacaaagagaaaaatttttctgtGGTTGTTCCGAAACGCCAGATAGACTACGATTGTCTAAACATCCCATAATGCCCCCATTTCCCACCTTTTGGCAAAATGGGCACTGTTATCAAAAGTGAAGGTTTACGCAGTTTGCTATAAATACCCACGATTCCCTGCACCATGTTTTTACTgctttttttaaaaaaataccgTTTCGAATAATCCTTAAATctaaaataaacaacaacctaGCAATGCTGTCCGTTTCACTGGAAAAGAATTCTGGCTTGTTTGGAAAGGATGTCTATGACGagacaaaagaaaacaagcCCAAATACGAGCACGACGAAGGGTTGGAGTTTGGGTCAGACTTTGACTTTGATGGCGAGTTTGAAAAGTATGCTGCCATGGGTGCTGCCGAAAAGCAGTCGGGCGCTTGGATGaccaattttaaaaacCTCGAATTCCCTCTTGGGGTATCTCCGTCGACGTTGGTCACGACGTTGGGTATATTTGCTGCCTTCTGTGGTATTCTTTCTGGTGTCGACCAGTCGTTGATCTCGGGTGCTTCCATCGGTATGGACAAGTCGTTGCACTTTAACAGCCACGAAAACTCGTTGGTATCGTCGCTCATGCCGTTGGGCGCAGTTGCTGGTTCTATTCTCCTCACCCCGTTGCAGAAGTTTGGGCGTAAGAAGGCGCTCATGGCATCCTGTATCTTATACACGTATGTATCATAATCTTGGTTGCCCCACCACAGGTGCAAAGCAAGCACAAATTGGGTTCCtgcttgtttgtttgtttgtttactAACATGCTTTGATATAGTATTGGTGCAATTTTGTGTGCAGCCGCACCCATCCCGAAAGAATTGGCTGATGGCACCTTCAACAACCATAGGTCCAGGGACGTCATGTACGCCGGAAGATTTATTTTGGGAATTGGTGTGGGCATTGaaggtggtggtgttggtgtGTACATCAGTGAGTCGGTACCCAGTAGCAAGCGTGGGAGTCTTGTTTCGCTTTACCAACTCAGTATTGCCCTTGGGGAGGTGTTGGGGTATGCCATTGCTGCTATTTTCTACGAGGTGCATGGAGGGTGGCGTTTCATGGTTGGCTCCTCGTTGGTGTTCTCCACCATTGTGTTGATTGgtcttttcttcttgcCAGAGTCGCCGCGTTACTTGGTGTTCAAGGGGAAGTTTGGCGAAGCATTCAATGTGTTTGCGCGGTTGAGAGACTTGGGCGACAGACACAGCAAGATCGAGTTTGTCCAGATGGTCCAGGCTGCGGAGGCAGAAAGAGAGTTGCGTCTCACACAGAACAAGAGCAAGGTGTGGTTTGAGTTGGTCACCGTCCCCAGAAACCGCCGTGCCTTGGTGTACGGTGTTGTGATGATCACCTTGGGTCAGTTGACCGGTATCAATGCTGTAATGTACTACTTGTCGACGTTGATGAGCAGAATCGGGTTTTCCACAAAGAACTCAGTGTTCATGTCCTTGGTAGGTGGCGGGTCGTTGCTTCTTGGTACCATTCCGGCAATCTTGTACATGGACAAGTTTGGCCGTCGTGTGTGGGGGTATAACCTTGTTGGGTTCTTCATTGGGTTGGTGTTGGTTGGAGTTGGATACTCGATCGACATCGAAACAAACTTGGCTGCCGCTGAAGGGGTCTATCTCACTGGTCTTATTTTGTACATGGGCTTTTTCGGGTCGTATGCCTGTTTGACATGGGTTGTGCCAGCCGAATCGTTTTCGCTTGGGACTAGATCTCAGGGTATGACCATTTGCTCGGCGTTGTTGTATTTGTGGGCGTTCACTGTCACATACAATTTCAACAGAATGAAGGAGGCCATGACGTACACGGGGTTGACGATTGGGTTCTACGGTGGTATTGCGTTCCTTGGTTTCTTCTACCAGGTGTTGTTCATGCCAGAGACCAAGGGTAAGACTTTGGAAGAAATCGACGAgatatttgaaaaaccATCGAGACAGCTTATCAAGGAGAATCTTCTGGGCTTGAAGAGATTCTGGGGTCGTTAAAGAGATTTGTTTTAATACATGGAtcgtttgtttgtttgtttgtttgttttccCCGCTCTGTTATGTATCCAGTATTTAGTTGTCTGTTATAATGTTTATAGTAATGAATTAGAATCGATGTTTAAACGTTTGTGAAGGCTGTAAAAAGGGGGGTTCGAGGTGAATGCTCAAAATTGGCTAGTTAAGCATAAGCAGGCAATGTGCTTTTGCAAATCTCTCTGTAGTAAAAGTCCTGAATTCAACAGAGGCGCTTATTTTTAGTTTAAGGAATCAATAATCAAAGAACTGTTGATTACAGTGGTCTCTAAAGTTAACGAATGAAAGCCATCctatttttaattcatGAAGTATAATCGTATTCGGATTACTTGATGTGTGAATATATTATCAGCAAATTATGGTTTTGTAGTCTCATCAAAGGTTCAGAAAAAATTgcatagaaaaaaaaaaggaagttaaagttgaaaaatagCAGAACTACAAGTTCCGATGACCAACAACACAAGCTTTCGATGCTGGTAACAAGAATTTTAGGAGGACTATATTTGTCTTCGATTGATCCCATTCTCAaggaaattgatttgaaaaccGAATATGGTATAAGTCATATAGTTTCTGTTGTTCCTGGGGCCATGAAGGAATCTTATTCTTCAGATTATGAATGGAAACAGATTGAAATAACAGATGAAGAAACTACAAATGTCATTCAGTACTTTCCAGAGAGTTACAATTTTATTGACTCTggtttatttaaaaattcaaacaataaaaaacatCAAGGTTGCGTACTAGTACATTGCTCGCAGGGTATTTCTAGGTCAGCTACATTTATAATAGCCTTCTTGATGCAAAAATATCATTTGAGTATAGACCAGGCTCTACATGCAGTAAGAAGAAAGTGTCCTGATGCTGAACCAAATCCTGGGTTCATGAATCAGTTAAGATTATATAGGGAAATGGAGTTTAAGATAGACGAAACTAACCAGAAATACAATGAGCTTTTGAAGAACAACGCTTTGAAAGCTGATCCAACAGGACGGGGCCTAAGAAACATGATAATGGACAAGAGTGAGTCGCCTAAGGAAGTAAAAGAAGAGCAAGCATACGAACTTCGTTGTAAGAGATGTCGACAAATACTAGCTGGCAGTGCCCATATTGAAGATCATGATATCCCTGAGTCAGACTCCCGTCAAGCAAGCTTTATCAAGACAGCCCCTAATTCCAGAAGAATAATTTCTATTGAGCGGGCAAGTCTGGATTGCTCTCACTACTTTTTCAAGGAACCAGTGAAGTGGatgaaacaagaattaGATAAGTCTGACATGGAAGGGAAGTTTCAATGCCCTAAATGTTCCTCCAAGGTTGGGGGCTACAGTTGGAGAGGTTCCAGATGCTCGTGTGGAAAGTGGATGGTTCCAGCTATTCATTTGCAGGAAGCAAAAGTGGATtatataaagaaagaaaactaCTCTTCGTAATTAGTTTTAATCTACAATCATATCTTGCTCTGAATATTCATTTTCGTTTTGTTCATCAATTGGCAACAACGAACCACTCGT is part of the Candida dubliniensis CD36 chromosome R, complete sequence genome and encodes:
- a CDS encoding proton-coupled fructose symporter, putative (spliced gene) — encoded protein: MSSVSSEKNSGLFGKDVYDETKENKPKYEHDEGLEFGSDFDFDGEFEKYAAMGAAEKQSGAWMTNFKNLEFPLGVSPSTLVTTLGIFAAFCGILSGVDQSLISGASIGMDKSLHFNSHENSLVSSLMPLGAVAGSILLTPLQKFGRKKALMASCILYTIGAILCAAAPIPKELADGTFNNHRSRDVMYAGRFILGIGVGIEGGGVGVYISESVPSSKRGSLVSLYQLSIALGEVLGYAIAAIFYEVHGGWRFMVGSSLVFSTIVLIGLFFLPESPRYLVFKGKFGEAFNVFARLRDLGDRHSKIEFVQMVQAAEAERELRLTQNKSKVWFELVTVPRNRRALVYGVVMITLGQLTGINAVMYYLSTLMSRIGFSTKNSVFMSLVGGGSLLLGTIPAILYMDKFGRRVWGYNLVGFFIGLVLVGVGYSIDIETNLAAAEGVYLTGLILYMGFFGSYACLTWVVPAESFSLGTRSQGMTICSALLYLWAFTVTYNFNRMKEAMTYTGLTIGFYGGIAFLGFFYQVLFMPETKGKTLEEIDEIFEKPSRQLIKENLSGLKRFWGR
- a CDS encoding V-type ATPase assembly factor, putative (Similar to S. cerevisiae PKR1); this translates as MSFFVELWESVFTPGTTPALITATHVSFILLIISLLVLIFLTKSIHFINLLVIAVLLYASVFWFINELQQVKLKSNDELSKKESENHSKAGKLSADATESSKTTATPEDIKPKKRKV
- the NOT4 gene encoding general negative regulator of transcription subunit, putative (spliced gene); its protein translation is MIQADDTFISDDEEEYCPLCVEEMDISDKNFKPCPCGYQICQFCYNNIRQNPELNGRCPGCRRLYDDESVEYKTVSAEEYKLMQLKKEKRDREKKQKEKEKKEMEMVNKKHLAGLRVVQKNLVYVTGLNPPCNPDDLHSVLRSDKYFGQYGKISKIVINKKTPTTQTSTHHHQNPGLVVYVTFTRKEDALKCITELDGSLCDGRVLRAAHGTTKYCSSYLRGQPCPNPNCMFLHEPGEEADSYTRKDLSTQQGIKMGMTARSHTTSFGEESSSSGQTNHTVSDDDHHEVHKEHLPSTAHWAAPGTTSGSNSPLVNNNIPLANSAAFPTLGEIARDQKQQQKKEIKPRSKTTKANNALVPDELDSGDNSVFKFVETTTEQLRGLEDIRNIRFKGCENGKVLPLFSFKGNFSNDTQLEDEKVIAREVIERFLLRPIKNYHLAYQNHPITQQQAILQRQQQQQQQQQQQQQQQTPALQVAQLQQNKNDEQQKQAQQQLLLLQLQHQQQLQQQQQRQLQQQQQQHQPHQLNILKTSDRVNTSTPPPPGLFAGKDVATSSDMPNTGSALPSSSSQLLTQLMSGKR
- a CDS encoding histidine triad (HIT) family nucleotide-binding protein, putative (Similar to S. cerevisiae HNT3;~similar to Aprataxin, a Hint related protein that is mutated in individuals with ataxia with oculomotor apraxia), which encodes MSFRDAFQQYIDHPEKHDIVVFYDENVIIIKDIFPKSTRHLLVIPRNRQVSRTHPLDAFCTDYPEFSGDKLYKMVSEYVEKAKDLIVDELLHYSDVKDKSQLSEFRNTFINAGVHSIPSLNNLHVHVITQDFHSPKMKNKKHYNSFTTKFFVPFEELNPELNEGYCSRRTSQPFLETGSVQRNTQYIVHERSKEAMDKLIKTSPFKCTSCSKTFGNSMVKLKAHLHDEYIRRYASFIDPNILIPNGVSAQCTN
- a CDS encoding dual specificity phosphatase (phosphoserine/threonine and phosphotyrosine phosphatase), putative (Similar to S. cerevisiae YVH1), producing MSVTRILGGLYLSSIDPILKEIDLKTEYGISHIVSVVPGAMKESYSSDYEWKQIEITDEETTNVIQYFPESYNFIDSGLFKNSNNKKHQGCVLVHCSQGISRSATFIIAFLMQKYHLSIDQALHAVRRKCPDAEPNPGFMNQLRLYREMEFKIDETNQKYNELLKNNALKADPTGRGLRNMIMDKSESPKEVKEEQAYELRCKRCRQILAGSAHIEDHDIPESDSRQASFIKTAPNSRRIISIERASSDCSHYFFKEPVKWMKQELDKSDMEGKFQCPKCSSKVGGYSWRGSRCSCGKWMVPAIHLQEAKVDYIKKENYSS